A section of the Scleropages formosus chromosome 16, fSclFor1.1, whole genome shotgun sequence genome encodes:
- the dram2b gene encoding DNA damage-regulated autophagy modulator protein 2b isoform X2: MWWFQQGLCVLPVVLVSWTSATFIFAYIAAVVQKHVDPLLPYISDTGTVAPERCVFGLMLDVSSFLGIATIYVRYKQVQGLVDQEESRLHRLNQAGLVLGWISSFGMCVVANFQKTTLFFMHLVGAILTFGIGALYILVQTVLSYYMQPLIHGKNIFFVRLAVGVWTFISIISMFVSSVIMYSSLVGVDVEKKLHWIPGETGYTAHIISTLSEWNLAFSFVSFFLTYIQDFQVMSCAKSVM, encoded by the exons ATGTGGTGGTTTCAGCAGGGCCTCTGTGTGCTGCCTGTGGTGCTGGTGTCATGGACCTCAGCTACATTCATCTTTGCATACATTGCAGCTGTGGTGCAGAAGCACGTGGACCCGTTGCTGCCATACATCAG TGACACGGGGACGGTCGCTCCGGAGCGCTGCGTGTTTGGACTCATGCTGGATGTGTCATCTTTTTTAG GCATTGCCACTATTTATGTACGATATAAGCAGGTGCAGGGGCTGGTGGACCAGGAAGAGTCCCGTCTGCATCGGCTCAACCAGGCTGGCCTGGTTCTGGGCTGGATTAGTTCCTTTGGGATGTGCGTTGTAGCCAATTTCCAG AAAACCACCTTGTTCTTCATGCACCTGGTGGGGGCGATACTGACCTTTGGCATTGGGGCCCTGTACATCCTGGTGCAGACAGTGCTGTCATACTACATGCAGCCTCTTATCCATgggaagaacattttttttgtgcggTTGGCGGTGGGAGTCTGGAccttcatcagcatcatcagca TGTTTGTGTCATCAGTCATAATGTACAGCAGCCTGGTTGGGGTTGATGTGGAGAAGAAGCTGCATTGGATCCCAGGAGAAACG GGCTACACCGCTCACATCATTAGCACCCTCTCGGAGTGGAACCTGGCCTTCTCATTCGTCAGCTTCTTCCTCACCTACATCCAGGATTTCCAGGTAATGTCATGTGCTAAATCTGTAATGTAG
- the dennd2db gene encoding DENN/MADD domain containing 2Db isoform X2, producing the protein MINSLWSSFQRKLSKNSECPSGGRDKLEVSPPITPSVPKVLARKPTSHSCSSSGHFFEYLVVVSLQKKGDGTYGPKITYQFPKREGMVKFQMEEEQKTLKAITLFCFPEGVKWAPLTEYRSETFSFVLTEIDGSRKNGYCRRLLPQGKGARSPEAYCIISQLACFGLFSKIFDEVEKRRQISMAMIYPFMQSLREAQFPAPGETVRIKSFIPESGTETIVLTRPLDSWLEHVDFRTLFRCLQDEHAVQVFAAAVLERRIIFVAEELSTLSQVIHAVVALLYPFSWQHTFISIVPEILIDVVMAPTPYLLGVQKHLLDFVTDQSDLLIVDLCEGAANPFITSIGDERDILPPKLQEDIFEALSTKNHNSTAEEFNKIVSDAFLSFFVKTVGHFAGFIRRKRDGHPGVFDKQGFCKAVESKNTRKFVEKFIKTQMFDVFIQEAEQQSHTQEGFFQKKIAENLEKKKLIPRKL; encoded by the exons ATGATAAATTCACTGTGGTCTTCCTTCCAACGGAAGCTTTCCAAGAACAGCGAATGTCCATCAGGTGGCC GAGACAAACTGGAGGTGTCTCCTCCCATTACCCCATCTGTACCAAAAGTTCTGGCAAGAAAGCCCACCTCTCACTCTTGCTCATCCAGCGGGCACTTCTTTGAGTACCTTGTGGTGGTAAGCCTCCAGAAGAAGGGGGATGGTACCTATGGGCCAAAAATCACATATCAGTTCCCCAAG CGTGAAGGCATGGTGAAGTTCCAAatggaggaagagcagaagacaCTGAAGGCAATCACCCTCTTCTGCTTTCCGGAGGGGGTCAAATGGGCACCTCTGACAGAATACCGCAG tgAGACCTTCTCCTTTGTCCTAACAGAGATTGATGGCAGCAGGAAAAACGGCTACTGCAGGAGGCTGCTG CCCCAAGGTAAAGGAGCCCGCTCTCCAGAGGCCTACTGCATCATCAGCCAATTGGCCTGTTTTGGGCTGTTCTCTAAG ATATTTGATGAAGTGGAGAAGCGGCGGCAGATATCTATGGCGATGATATACCCATTCATGCAGAGTCTTCGAGAGGCACAGTTTCCTGCCCCGGGGGAGACTGTAAGGATCAAGAGCTTCATCCCTGAGTCAGGCACTGAG ACCATTGTGCTGACACGGCCATTGGATTCCTGGCTAGAGCACGTCGACTTCCGCACCCTCTTTCGGTGCCTCCAGGATGAGCATGCAGTACAGGTGTTTGCAGCTGCTGTCTTGGAGAGACGCATCATCTTTGTCGCGGAGGAACTCAG CACGTTGTCCCAGGTGATTCATGCCGTAGTGGCCCTGCTCTACCCCTTCAGCTGGCAGCACACCTTCATCTCCATCGTTCCAGAGATTCTCATTGATGTTGTCATGGCACCCACTCCGTATCTACTAGGAGTGCAGAAACATCTCTTGGACTTTGTCACAGATCAGAGTGAT CTACTCATTGTGGATTTGTGTGAAGGTGCAGCAAACCCTTTCATCACGAGC ATTGGCGATGAACGGGACATCCTACCCCCAAAACTGCAGGAGGACATTTTTGAGGCATTAAGTACCAAGAATCACAATTCAA CGGCCGAGGAATTCAACAAGATTGTCTCGGATGCCTTTCTATCCTTCTTTGTGAAGACGGTTGGTCACTTTGCTGGATTCATCAGGCGCAAAAGAGACGGACACCCAGGCGTCTTTGACAAGCAGGGCTTCTGCAAGGCTGTCGAGTCGAAAAACACCCGCAAGTTTGTGGAGAAGTTCATCAAGACACAGATGTTTGACGTGTTCATCCAGGAGGCAGAGCAGCAGTCTCATACACAGGAAG gatttttccaaaaaaagataGCTGAAAACCTAGAGAAGAAGAAATTAATTCCCAGGAAATTATAG
- the dennd2db gene encoding DENN/MADD domain containing 2Db isoform X1 — MSADEEKKPGAVRARPLSSAGLPDFMKDTTRSTITPSEDNEEAQGPLKMINSLWSSFQRKLSKNSECPSGGRDKLEVSPPITPSVPKVLARKPTSHSCSSSGHFFEYLVVVSLQKKGDGTYGPKITYQFPKREGMVKFQMEEEQKTLKAITLFCFPEGVKWAPLTEYRSETFSFVLTEIDGSRKNGYCRRLLPQGKGARSPEAYCIISQLACFGLFSKIFDEVEKRRQISMAMIYPFMQSLREAQFPAPGETVRIKSFIPESGTETIVLTRPLDSWLEHVDFRTLFRCLQDEHAVQVFAAAVLERRIIFVAEELSTLSQVIHAVVALLYPFSWQHTFISIVPEILIDVVMAPTPYLLGVQKHLLDFVTDQSDLLIVDLCEGAANPFITSIGDERDILPPKLQEDIFEALSTKNHNSTAEEFNKIVSDAFLSFFVKTVGHFAGFIRRKRDGHPGVFDKQGFCKAVESKNTRKFVEKFIKTQMFDVFIQEAEQQSHTQEGFFQKKIAENLEKKKLIPRKL; from the exons ATGAGCGCAGACGAGGAGAAGAAGCCGGGGGCGGTTCGAGCGCGACCTCTGAGCAGCGCTGGGCTCCCGGACTTCATGAAGGACACGACGAGAA GTACTATTACGCCAAGTGAGGATAATGAGGAAGCTCAAGGACCCTTGAAAATGATAAATTCACTGTGGTCTTCCTTCCAACGGAAGCTTTCCAAGAACAGCGAATGTCCATCAGGTGGCC GAGACAAACTGGAGGTGTCTCCTCCCATTACCCCATCTGTACCAAAAGTTCTGGCAAGAAAGCCCACCTCTCACTCTTGCTCATCCAGCGGGCACTTCTTTGAGTACCTTGTGGTGGTAAGCCTCCAGAAGAAGGGGGATGGTACCTATGGGCCAAAAATCACATATCAGTTCCCCAAG CGTGAAGGCATGGTGAAGTTCCAAatggaggaagagcagaagacaCTGAAGGCAATCACCCTCTTCTGCTTTCCGGAGGGGGTCAAATGGGCACCTCTGACAGAATACCGCAG tgAGACCTTCTCCTTTGTCCTAACAGAGATTGATGGCAGCAGGAAAAACGGCTACTGCAGGAGGCTGCTG CCCCAAGGTAAAGGAGCCCGCTCTCCAGAGGCCTACTGCATCATCAGCCAATTGGCCTGTTTTGGGCTGTTCTCTAAG ATATTTGATGAAGTGGAGAAGCGGCGGCAGATATCTATGGCGATGATATACCCATTCATGCAGAGTCTTCGAGAGGCACAGTTTCCTGCCCCGGGGGAGACTGTAAGGATCAAGAGCTTCATCCCTGAGTCAGGCACTGAG ACCATTGTGCTGACACGGCCATTGGATTCCTGGCTAGAGCACGTCGACTTCCGCACCCTCTTTCGGTGCCTCCAGGATGAGCATGCAGTACAGGTGTTTGCAGCTGCTGTCTTGGAGAGACGCATCATCTTTGTCGCGGAGGAACTCAG CACGTTGTCCCAGGTGATTCATGCCGTAGTGGCCCTGCTCTACCCCTTCAGCTGGCAGCACACCTTCATCTCCATCGTTCCAGAGATTCTCATTGATGTTGTCATGGCACCCACTCCGTATCTACTAGGAGTGCAGAAACATCTCTTGGACTTTGTCACAGATCAGAGTGAT CTACTCATTGTGGATTTGTGTGAAGGTGCAGCAAACCCTTTCATCACGAGC ATTGGCGATGAACGGGACATCCTACCCCCAAAACTGCAGGAGGACATTTTTGAGGCATTAAGTACCAAGAATCACAATTCAA CGGCCGAGGAATTCAACAAGATTGTCTCGGATGCCTTTCTATCCTTCTTTGTGAAGACGGTTGGTCACTTTGCTGGATTCATCAGGCGCAAAAGAGACGGACACCCAGGCGTCTTTGACAAGCAGGGCTTCTGCAAGGCTGTCGAGTCGAAAAACACCCGCAAGTTTGTGGAGAAGTTCATCAAGACACAGATGTTTGACGTGTTCATCCAGGAGGCAGAGCAGCAGTCTCATACACAGGAAG gatttttccaaaaaaagataGCTGAAAACCTAGAGAAGAAGAAATTAATTCCCAGGAAATTATAG
- the LOC108933777 gene encoding choline/ethanolaminephosphotransferase 1-like isoform X2, producing MTSHSFPTARGHWDKGRSVDQGNRAWFLGRLTHLPYPPLSSAQLKRLDEHRYSSAGCSLLEPVMQCYWEWLVGHVPTWIAPNLITIVGLLTNIATTLVLVCYCPTATEEAGGLFIYQSLDAIDGKQARRTGSSSPLGELFDHGCDSLSTVFVVLGTCIALQLGTHPDWMFFCCFAGIFLFYCAHWQTYVSGVLRFGLIDVTEVQVLIIVMHLLAAIGGQAFWQAPIPIVNIQMKIVPALCTLVGAVLTCASYFRVIFTGGVGKNGSTIAGTSVLSPILHIGSVIVLAVMIHKKSAVQLFERHPCVYILAFGFVSAKITNKLVVAHMTKSEMHLHDMALLGPGLLFLDQYFNSFIDEHLVLWVALVFSGFEMARYCISVCDQIASHLNISVFRIQPRTQLLQQHATGAQS from the exons ATGACCAGCCACAGCTTCCCCACAGCCCGGGGGCACTGGGACAAGGGGAGAAGTGTGGACCAAGGGAACAGGGCCTGGTTCTTGGGGAGGCTGACCCACCTGCCATATCCGCCCCTATCCAGTGCTCAGTTGAAGCGATTGGATGAGCACCGTTACAGTAGTGCTGGATGTTCCCTGCTGGAGCCAGTCATGCAGTGCTACTGGGAATGGCTGGTGGGCCACGTGCCCACCTGGATTGCTCCCAACCTCATCACCATCGTGGGCCTGCTCACAAACATCGCTACAACACTGGTGCTCGTCTGCTATTGTCCCACAGCCACTGAGGAGGCAG GAGGCCTCTTCATCTACCAGTCATTGGATGCTATCGATGGGAAGCAAGCGAGACGCACTGGGAGTAGCTCACCGTTGGGTGAACTCTTCGACCATGGCTGCGACTCTCTTTCTACAG tgtttgtggtgCTGGGCACCTGCATCGCTCTACAGTTAGGCACCCATCCAGACTGGATGTTCTTCTGCTGCTTTGCTGGAATATTCCTCTTCTACTGTGCCCATTGGCAGACCTATGTGTCTGGTGTCCTGCGCTTTGGCCT CATTGACGTGACCGAAGTGCAGGTGCTCATTATCGTCATGCATCTGCTGGCCGCCATAGGAGGACAAGCTTTCTGGCAGGCTCCT ATCCCCATTGTAAACATCCAAATGAAAATAGTGCCTGCTCTCTGCACTCTGGTTGGCGCTGTTCTGACCTGTGCCAGCTATTTTCGGGTTATATTCACAGGGGGTGTTGGAAAAAACGGATCTACAATTGCA GGAACAAGTGTCCTATCTCCAATTTTGCACATCGGTTCTGTCATCGTGCTGGCTGTGATGATCCATAAGAAGTCAGCCGTGCAGCTGTTTGAGAGGCACCCATGTGTCTATATCCTGGCCTTTGGCTTTGTCTCTGCCAAGATCACCAACAAGCTAGTG GTTGCCCACATGACTAAGAGCGAGATGCACCTGCATGACATGGCCCTGTTGGGCCCGGGCCTTCTCTTCCTGGACCAGTACTTCAACAGCTTCATCGATGAACACCTGGTGCTCTGGGTGGCATTG GTCTTCTCGGGATTTGAAATGGCGCGCTACTGTATCAGCGTCTGTGATCAAATCGCCTCCCACCTGAACATTTCTGTATTCAGGATCCAGCCTCGAACccagctgctccagcagcaCGCCACCGGTGCTCAGTCGTGA
- the LOC108933777 gene encoding choline/ethanolaminephosphotransferase 1-like isoform X4, producing the protein MTSHSFPTARGHWDKGRSVDQGNRAWFLGRLTHLPYPPLSSAQLKRLDEHRYSSAGCSLLEPVMQCYWEWLVGHVPTWIAPNLITIVGLLTNIATTLVLVCYCPTATEEAPQWTYLLCAGGLFIYQSLDAIDGKQARRTGSSSPLGELFDHGCDSLSTVFVVLGTCIALQLGTHPDWMFFCCFAGIFLFYCAHWQTYVSGVLRFGLIDVTEVQVLIIVMHLLAAIGGQAFWQAPIPIVNIQMKIVPALCTLVGAVLTCASYFRVIFTGGVGKNGSTIAGTSVLSPILHIGSVIVLAVMIHKKSAVQLFERHPCVYILAFGFVSAKITNKLVVCLR; encoded by the exons ATGACCAGCCACAGCTTCCCCACAGCCCGGGGGCACTGGGACAAGGGGAGAAGTGTGGACCAAGGGAACAGGGCCTGGTTCTTGGGGAGGCTGACCCACCTGCCATATCCGCCCCTATCCAGTGCTCAGTTGAAGCGATTGGATGAGCACCGTTACAGTAGTGCTGGATGTTCCCTGCTGGAGCCAGTCATGCAGTGCTACTGGGAATGGCTGGTGGGCCACGTGCCCACCTGGATTGCTCCCAACCTCATCACCATCGTGGGCCTGCTCACAAACATCGCTACAACACTGGTGCTCGTCTGCTATTGTCCCACAGCCACTGAGGAG gCACCACAGTGGACATACTTATTGTGTGCAGGAGGCCTCTTCATCTACCAGTCATTGGATGCTATCGATGGGAAGCAAGCGAGACGCACTGGGAGTAGCTCACCGTTGGGTGAACTCTTCGACCATGGCTGCGACTCTCTTTCTACAG tgtttgtggtgCTGGGCACCTGCATCGCTCTACAGTTAGGCACCCATCCAGACTGGATGTTCTTCTGCTGCTTTGCTGGAATATTCCTCTTCTACTGTGCCCATTGGCAGACCTATGTGTCTGGTGTCCTGCGCTTTGGCCT CATTGACGTGACCGAAGTGCAGGTGCTCATTATCGTCATGCATCTGCTGGCCGCCATAGGAGGACAAGCTTTCTGGCAGGCTCCT ATCCCCATTGTAAACATCCAAATGAAAATAGTGCCTGCTCTCTGCACTCTGGTTGGCGCTGTTCTGACCTGTGCCAGCTATTTTCGGGTTATATTCACAGGGGGTGTTGGAAAAAACGGATCTACAATTGCA GGAACAAGTGTCCTATCTCCAATTTTGCACATCGGTTCTGTCATCGTGCTGGCTGTGATGATCCATAAGAAGTCAGCCGTGCAGCTGTTTGAGAGGCACCCATGTGTCTATATCCTGGCCTTTGGCTTTGTCTCTGCCAAGATCACCAACAAGCTAGTGGTGTGTTTGAGATAG
- the LOC108933777 gene encoding choline/ethanolaminephosphotransferase 1-like isoform X3, which produces MSTVTVVLDVPCWSQSCSATGNGWWATCPPGLLPTSSPSWACSQTSLQHWCSSAIVPQPLRRQAPQWTYLLCAGGLFIYQSLDAIDGKQARRTGSSSPLGELFDHGCDSLSTVFVVLGTCIALQLGTHPDWMFFCCFAGIFLFYCAHWQTYVSGVLRFGLIDVTEVQVLIIVMHLLAAIGGQAFWQAPIPIVNIQMKIVPALCTLVGAVLTCASYFRVIFTGGVGKNGSTIAGTSVLSPILHIGSVIVLAVMIHKKSAVQLFERHPCVYILAFGFVSAKITNKLVVAHMTKSEMHLHDMALLGPGLLFLDQYFNSFIDEHLVLWVALVFSGFEMARYCISVCDQIASHLNISVFRIQPRTQLLQQHATGAQS; this is translated from the exons ATGAGCACCGTTACAGTAGTGCTGGATGTTCCCTGCTGGAGCCAGTCATGCAGTGCTACTGGGAATGGCTGGTGGGCCACGTGCCCACCTGGATTGCTCCCAACCTCATCACCATCGTGGGCCTGCTCACAAACATCGCTACAACACTGGTGCTCGTCTGCTATTGTCCCACAGCCACTGAGGAGGCAG gCACCACAGTGGACATACTTATTGTGTGCAGGAGGCCTCTTCATCTACCAGTCATTGGATGCTATCGATGGGAAGCAAGCGAGACGCACTGGGAGTAGCTCACCGTTGGGTGAACTCTTCGACCATGGCTGCGACTCTCTTTCTACAG tgtttgtggtgCTGGGCACCTGCATCGCTCTACAGTTAGGCACCCATCCAGACTGGATGTTCTTCTGCTGCTTTGCTGGAATATTCCTCTTCTACTGTGCCCATTGGCAGACCTATGTGTCTGGTGTCCTGCGCTTTGGCCT CATTGACGTGACCGAAGTGCAGGTGCTCATTATCGTCATGCATCTGCTGGCCGCCATAGGAGGACAAGCTTTCTGGCAGGCTCCT ATCCCCATTGTAAACATCCAAATGAAAATAGTGCCTGCTCTCTGCACTCTGGTTGGCGCTGTTCTGACCTGTGCCAGCTATTTTCGGGTTATATTCACAGGGGGTGTTGGAAAAAACGGATCTACAATTGCA GGAACAAGTGTCCTATCTCCAATTTTGCACATCGGTTCTGTCATCGTGCTGGCTGTGATGATCCATAAGAAGTCAGCCGTGCAGCTGTTTGAGAGGCACCCATGTGTCTATATCCTGGCCTTTGGCTTTGTCTCTGCCAAGATCACCAACAAGCTAGTG GTTGCCCACATGACTAAGAGCGAGATGCACCTGCATGACATGGCCCTGTTGGGCCCGGGCCTTCTCTTCCTGGACCAGTACTTCAACAGCTTCATCGATGAACACCTGGTGCTCTGGGTGGCATTG GTCTTCTCGGGATTTGAAATGGCGCGCTACTGTATCAGCGTCTGTGATCAAATCGCCTCCCACCTGAACATTTCTGTATTCAGGATCCAGCCTCGAACccagctgctccagcagcaCGCCACCGGTGCTCAGTCGTGA
- the LOC108933777 gene encoding choline/ethanolaminephosphotransferase 1-like isoform X1 codes for MTSHSFPTARGHWDKGRSVDQGNRAWFLGRLTHLPYPPLSSAQLKRLDEHRYSSAGCSLLEPVMQCYWEWLVGHVPTWIAPNLITIVGLLTNIATTLVLVCYCPTATEEAPQWTYLLCAGGLFIYQSLDAIDGKQARRTGSSSPLGELFDHGCDSLSTVFVVLGTCIALQLGTHPDWMFFCCFAGIFLFYCAHWQTYVSGVLRFGLIDVTEVQVLIIVMHLLAAIGGQAFWQAPIPIVNIQMKIVPALCTLVGAVLTCASYFRVIFTGGVGKNGSTIAGTSVLSPILHIGSVIVLAVMIHKKSAVQLFERHPCVYILAFGFVSAKITNKLVVAHMTKSEMHLHDMALLGPGLLFLDQYFNSFIDEHLVLWVALVFSGFEMARYCISVCDQIASHLNISVFRIQPRTQLLQQHATGAQS; via the exons ATGACCAGCCACAGCTTCCCCACAGCCCGGGGGCACTGGGACAAGGGGAGAAGTGTGGACCAAGGGAACAGGGCCTGGTTCTTGGGGAGGCTGACCCACCTGCCATATCCGCCCCTATCCAGTGCTCAGTTGAAGCGATTGGATGAGCACCGTTACAGTAGTGCTGGATGTTCCCTGCTGGAGCCAGTCATGCAGTGCTACTGGGAATGGCTGGTGGGCCACGTGCCCACCTGGATTGCTCCCAACCTCATCACCATCGTGGGCCTGCTCACAAACATCGCTACAACACTGGTGCTCGTCTGCTATTGTCCCACAGCCACTGAGGAG gCACCACAGTGGACATACTTATTGTGTGCAGGAGGCCTCTTCATCTACCAGTCATTGGATGCTATCGATGGGAAGCAAGCGAGACGCACTGGGAGTAGCTCACCGTTGGGTGAACTCTTCGACCATGGCTGCGACTCTCTTTCTACAG tgtttgtggtgCTGGGCACCTGCATCGCTCTACAGTTAGGCACCCATCCAGACTGGATGTTCTTCTGCTGCTTTGCTGGAATATTCCTCTTCTACTGTGCCCATTGGCAGACCTATGTGTCTGGTGTCCTGCGCTTTGGCCT CATTGACGTGACCGAAGTGCAGGTGCTCATTATCGTCATGCATCTGCTGGCCGCCATAGGAGGACAAGCTTTCTGGCAGGCTCCT ATCCCCATTGTAAACATCCAAATGAAAATAGTGCCTGCTCTCTGCACTCTGGTTGGCGCTGTTCTGACCTGTGCCAGCTATTTTCGGGTTATATTCACAGGGGGTGTTGGAAAAAACGGATCTACAATTGCA GGAACAAGTGTCCTATCTCCAATTTTGCACATCGGTTCTGTCATCGTGCTGGCTGTGATGATCCATAAGAAGTCAGCCGTGCAGCTGTTTGAGAGGCACCCATGTGTCTATATCCTGGCCTTTGGCTTTGTCTCTGCCAAGATCACCAACAAGCTAGTG GTTGCCCACATGACTAAGAGCGAGATGCACCTGCATGACATGGCCCTGTTGGGCCCGGGCCTTCTCTTCCTGGACCAGTACTTCAACAGCTTCATCGATGAACACCTGGTGCTCTGGGTGGCATTG GTCTTCTCGGGATTTGAAATGGCGCGCTACTGTATCAGCGTCTGTGATCAAATCGCCTCCCACCTGAACATTTCTGTATTCAGGATCCAGCCTCGAACccagctgctccagcagcaCGCCACCGGTGCTCAGTCGTGA
- the dram2b gene encoding DNA damage-regulated autophagy modulator protein 2b isoform X1 encodes MWWFQQGLCVLPVVLVSWTSATFIFAYIAAVVQKHVDPLLPYISDTGTVAPERCVFGLMLDVSSFLGIATIYVRYKQVQGLVDQEESRLHRLNQAGLVLGWISSFGMCVVANFQKTTLFFMHLVGAILTFGIGALYILVQTVLSYYMQPLIHGKNIFFVRLAVGVWTFISIISMFVSSVIMYSSLVGVDVEKKLHWIPGETGYTAHIISTLSEWNLAFSFVSFFLTYIQDFQKITLRAVADLQSSHLYDRPYYETPRSNLNHGERSPLLAGSI; translated from the exons ATGTGGTGGTTTCAGCAGGGCCTCTGTGTGCTGCCTGTGGTGCTGGTGTCATGGACCTCAGCTACATTCATCTTTGCATACATTGCAGCTGTGGTGCAGAAGCACGTGGACCCGTTGCTGCCATACATCAG TGACACGGGGACGGTCGCTCCGGAGCGCTGCGTGTTTGGACTCATGCTGGATGTGTCATCTTTTTTAG GCATTGCCACTATTTATGTACGATATAAGCAGGTGCAGGGGCTGGTGGACCAGGAAGAGTCCCGTCTGCATCGGCTCAACCAGGCTGGCCTGGTTCTGGGCTGGATTAGTTCCTTTGGGATGTGCGTTGTAGCCAATTTCCAG AAAACCACCTTGTTCTTCATGCACCTGGTGGGGGCGATACTGACCTTTGGCATTGGGGCCCTGTACATCCTGGTGCAGACAGTGCTGTCATACTACATGCAGCCTCTTATCCATgggaagaacattttttttgtgcggTTGGCGGTGGGAGTCTGGAccttcatcagcatcatcagca TGTTTGTGTCATCAGTCATAATGTACAGCAGCCTGGTTGGGGTTGATGTGGAGAAGAAGCTGCATTGGATCCCAGGAGAAACG GGCTACACCGCTCACATCATTAGCACCCTCTCGGAGTGGAACCTGGCCTTCTCATTCGTCAGCTTCTTCCTCACCTACATCCAGGATTTCCAG AAGATAACGCTGCGTGCAGTGGCAGACCTGCAGAGCAGCCACCTGTACGACAGGCCGTACTATGAAACACCGCGCTCTAACTTAAACCACGGAGAGCGCTCACCTTTGCTTGCTGGTAGCATCTGA